The Acidobacteriota bacterium genome contains a region encoding:
- a CDS encoding NADPH:quinone reductase, with product MKAIVVKEFGGPEVLRLAETPQPQPGAGQVLVRVKAGGVNPYDTYIRTGTYAIKPALPYTPGGDAAGIVEAVGAGVNGVRAGERVYTAGMAGGGYGEFAVAEQAQVHPLPENVSFAQGAAVGVPYGTAYHALVQQARVHAGETVLVHGASGGVGIAAVQLARALGLTVLATAGSQAGRELVKREGAARVFDHAQAGYQQQILEATGGRGVDVILEMLANVNLGADLKLLAREGRVVVIGSRGDVTISPRDLMGRRGKILGFTLWGATDVELREIHAGLVAGLRDGTLRPVVGRELPLAEAAEAHRAVMAAGARGKIVLVP from the coding sequence ATGAAAGCCATCGTAGTCAAGGAATTTGGCGGGCCGGAGGTGTTGCGGCTGGCGGAGACGCCGCAGCCGCAGCCGGGCGCGGGGCAGGTGCTGGTGCGGGTCAAGGCCGGCGGGGTGAATCCGTACGACACCTACATCCGCACCGGCACGTACGCTATCAAGCCGGCGCTGCCCTATACGCCCGGAGGCGATGCCGCCGGGATCGTCGAAGCTGTGGGTGCAGGCGTGAACGGCGTGCGTGCGGGCGAACGGGTTTACACCGCGGGCATGGCGGGCGGGGGCTATGGGGAGTTCGCCGTGGCCGAGCAGGCGCAGGTGCATCCGCTGCCGGAAAACGTCAGCTTCGCGCAGGGCGCCGCGGTTGGCGTTCCCTACGGCACGGCGTACCACGCGCTGGTGCAACAGGCGCGCGTGCATGCCGGCGAAACCGTGCTGGTGCATGGCGCCAGCGGCGGCGTCGGCATTGCTGCAGTGCAACTGGCCCGGGCGCTGGGTTTGACGGTGCTGGCCACGGCCGGCAGCCAAGCCGGACGCGAGCTGGTGAAACGCGAAGGCGCCGCGCGGGTGTTCGACCACGCGCAGGCCGGATACCAGCAGCAGATACTCGAAGCCACCGGCGGCCGCGGCGTCGATGTGATCCTGGAGATGCTCGCCAACGTGAACCTGGGCGCGGACCTGAAGTTGCTGGCGCGCGAGGGCCGCGTGGTGGTGATCGGCTCACGCGGCGACGTCACCATTTCGCCGCGCGACCTGATGGGCCGGCGCGGCAAGATTCTCGGCTTCACGCTTTGGGGTGCAACCGACGTCGAGCTGCGCGAAATCCATGCCGGCCTCGTCGCGGGCCTGCGCGACGGCACGCTGCGCCCGGTCGTCGGTCGCGAGCTGCCGCTGGCCGAAGCCGCCGAAGCCCATCGCGCGGTGATGGCGGCGGGCGCGCGCGGCAAAATCGTGCTCGTTCCTTAA
- a CDS encoding sigma-54-dependent Fis family transcriptional regulator yields the protein MPTLLIVDDEAKMLRLLELQLAGNGQRVITAPTAEEGMQKLREEPVDLVITDLRLPGMDGLAFLQAIKRDNPELPVVVMTAHGTVETAVEAMKAGAADYVLKPFPLEELRLVVNKELGVSNLRRENASLRAALGERYSFPNIIGSSARMQEVLALVARVAPAQSTVLLGGESGVGKDRIARALHENSRRAAGPFIKINCAAIPENLLESELFGYEKGAFTGAARMKPGKFELADHGTLFLDEIGDVPLAVQAKLLRVLQERAFERLGGTRTLQVDVRLIAATNRNLRAALEEGSFREDLYYRLNVVPIEIPPLREHKEDIPELAAFFLRRFAEQSGKAITGFTPAAVAKLMAADWPGNIRELENIVERAVALSDRATLDVADIHLEFSPPLPPQPGGALLPSGWTLERWEQEVIRDALRRANGNKSQAARLLGLSRNALRYRLSTMGEEDDGA from the coding sequence ATGCCGACACTGCTCATCGTGGATGACGAAGCCAAAATGCTGCGGCTGCTGGAGCTGCAGTTGGCCGGGAACGGCCAGCGCGTCATCACGGCACCGACGGCCGAGGAGGGCATGCAGAAGCTGCGCGAGGAGCCGGTCGATCTGGTGATTACCGACTTGCGGCTGCCGGGCATGGACGGCCTCGCCTTTTTGCAGGCGATCAAGCGCGACAACCCGGAGCTGCCCGTGGTGGTGATGACGGCGCACGGCACGGTCGAGACGGCGGTCGAGGCGATGAAGGCGGGCGCGGCCGATTATGTGCTCAAGCCGTTTCCGCTGGAAGAGTTGCGGCTGGTGGTCAACAAAGAGTTGGGGGTTTCGAATCTGCGGCGCGAGAATGCCTCGCTGCGCGCGGCGCTGGGCGAGCGTTACAGCTTCCCCAACATTATTGGCTCGAGCGCGCGCATGCAGGAGGTGCTGGCGCTGGTGGCGCGCGTCGCGCCGGCGCAGTCCACGGTGCTGCTGGGCGGGGAAAGTGGCGTGGGCAAGGACCGCATTGCCCGCGCGCTGCATGAAAACTCGCGCCGCGCCGCGGGACCGTTTATCAAGATCAATTGCGCCGCCATTCCCGAAAATCTGCTGGAGAGCGAGTTGTTCGGCTACGAAAAGGGCGCCTTTACCGGCGCGGCCCGCATGAAGCCGGGTAAATTCGAGCTCGCCGATCACGGCACGCTGTTCCTGGATGAAATCGGCGACGTGCCACTGGCCGTGCAGGCTAAGCTGCTGCGCGTGCTGCAGGAGCGCGCATTCGAGCGCCTGGGCGGCACGCGCACGCTGCAGGTCGATGTGCGCCTGATCGCCGCCACCAACCGCAACCTGCGCGCGGCGCTGGAAGAGGGCAGCTTCCGCGAGGATTTGTACTATCGCCTCAACGTGGTACCCATCGAGATTCCGCCGCTGCGGGAGCACAAGGAAGATATTCCCGAGCTGGCGGCTTTTTTTCTCCGCCGCTTTGCCGAACAATCCGGCAAAGCCATCACCGGTTTCACGCCCGCCGCGGTGGCGAAGTTGATGGCGGCGGATTGGCCGGGCAATATCCGCGAGCTGGAAAACATCGTCGAGCGCGCAGTGGCTTTGAGCGACCGCGCCACGCTTGATGTGGCCGACATCCATCTCGAATTCTCGCCGCCGCTACCGCCTCAGCCCGGCGGCGCGCTGTTGCCGAGCGGCTGGACGCTGGAACGCTGGGAGCAGGAAGTCATCCGCGACGCGCTGCGGCGCGCCAACGGCAATAAGAGCCAGGCGGCGCGGCTGCTCGGGCTTTCGCGCAACGCCCTGCGCTACCGCCTCTCCACCATGGGCGAAGAGGATGACGGCGCGTAG
- a CDS encoding amidase, whose translation MDALDSNRRRFLAACSTLGISATLLPGLLWGKMLEQDPKAAAVAVTPELIDGSAALAGLSIDDAERTRMARIFHEQLQSLDELRQLPLHNWDPPAQIFSPVLPTMTFEKEHRPTRLARIPAPRAPRDLEDVAFYSVRQLGELIRTRRVSSVNLTEMYLQRLKRYDPLLLFVITYTEERALAHAREADRDLAAGRYRGPLHGIPWGAKDLLAVKGYPTTWGAQPYEHQMIDEDATVVKRLDAAGAVLIAKLSLGALAQDDVWFGGQTRNPWKPSQGSSGSSAGPASATSAGCVGFSIGSETEGSISSPSTRCGVTGLRPTFGRVDRSGAMTLSWTQDKLGPICRRVEDAILVLQAIYGPMRDDPKADRTVLDVPLNWDAQTPLASLRVGYVKAAFEQESQPLPASGSDGRRGRFFQRMTPAEREAYAARRAEQSKFDSAVLDALRGMGVTLNPVELPKEPPFAGYGPAVNCEAGAAFDHLVRSGRIKLMEAPVKNPSTWPGTFRVAHFYPAVDYINADRIRLDLMTQMDAMMHDHDVIVVPTNGPQLAITNLTGHPACIVPNGFRSSDGTPTSITFLGKLCGEEKLCLLARAYQEKSGFHLKHPTLDAELKKFQSTGKR comes from the coding sequence ATGGACGCCCTCGATAGCAACCGCCGTCGTTTTCTCGCCGCCTGCTCGACCTTGGGCATTTCCGCCACCCTGCTGCCCGGCCTGCTCTGGGGCAAGATGCTGGAGCAAGATCCCAAGGCCGCCGCCGTCGCCGTCACCCCCGAGCTCATTGATGGATCGGCCGCGCTTGCCGGGCTGAGTATCGACGACGCCGAGCGCACGCGCATGGCGCGCATTTTCCACGAGCAACTGCAGAGCCTCGATGAACTGCGCCAACTCCCGCTGCACAACTGGGACCCGCCGGCGCAGATCTTTTCGCCCGTCCTGCCCACCATGACGTTTGAAAAGGAGCACCGGCCGACGCGCCTGGCGCGCATTCCGGCGCCGCGCGCGCCCCGGGACCTCGAAGACGTGGCGTTCTATAGCGTGCGCCAGTTGGGCGAGCTGATCCGCACCAGGCGCGTCAGCTCCGTGAACCTGACGGAGATGTATCTACAGCGGCTGAAGCGCTACGATCCGCTGCTGCTGTTCGTCATTACTTATACCGAAGAGCGCGCCCTGGCGCACGCGCGCGAAGCCGACCGCGACCTTGCTGCCGGGCGCTACCGCGGCCCGCTGCATGGCATTCCCTGGGGCGCGAAAGATCTGCTCGCGGTCAAGGGCTATCCCACCACCTGGGGCGCCCAGCCCTACGAACACCAGATGATTGACGAAGACGCCACCGTCGTGAAGCGGCTCGATGCCGCGGGCGCAGTGCTGATCGCCAAGCTCTCGCTGGGCGCGCTGGCGCAGGATGACGTCTGGTTTGGCGGCCAGACGCGCAACCCCTGGAAGCCCAGCCAGGGCTCCAGCGGATCCTCGGCCGGCCCAGCCTCGGCCACCTCGGCCGGCTGCGTGGGCTTTTCGATCGGCTCGGAAACCGAAGGCTCGATCTCCAGCCCTTCGACCCGCTGCGGCGTCACCGGCTTGCGGCCCACGTTTGGCCGCGTGGACCGCTCCGGCGCGATGACCTTATCCTGGACTCAGGACAAACTCGGCCCCATCTGCCGCCGCGTGGAAGACGCGATTCTGGTGTTGCAGGCCATCTATGGCCCCATGCGCGACGATCCCAAAGCCGACCGCACCGTGCTCGACGTGCCGCTGAACTGGGATGCGCAAACGCCGCTCGCCTCGCTGCGCGTCGGCTACGTCAAGGCCGCTTTCGAGCAAGAGAGTCAGCCCCTGCCGGCCAGCGGCTCGGACGGACGGCGCGGCCGTTTCTTCCAGCGCATGACCCCGGCGGAGCGCGAGGCTTACGCCGCCCGCCGTGCCGAGCAATCCAAATTCGACAGCGCCGTGCTTGATGCGCTGCGCGGCATGGGCGTAACGCTCAACCCCGTCGAGCTGCCCAAAGAGCCGCCCTTTGCCGGCTACGGTCCGGCGGTGAACTGCGAAGCCGGCGCCGCGTTCGATCACCTCGTCCGCAGCGGCCGCATCAAACTGATGGAAGCGCCGGTAAAAAACCCCTCAACCTGGCCGGGCACCTTCCGCGTGGCGCACTTCTACCCCGCCGTCGACTACATCAATGCCGACCGTATCCGCCTCGACCTGATGACCCAGATGGATGCCATGATGCACGACCACGACGTCATCGTCGTGCCCACCAATGGCCCCCAGTTGGCCATCACCAACCTCACGGGCCACCCGGCCTGCATTGTGCCCAACGGCTTCCGCTCCAGCGACGGCACGCCCACCAGCATCACCTTCCTGGGCAAACTCTGCGGCGAAGAAAAACTCTGCCTCCTCGCCCGCGCCTACCAGGAAAAATCCGGCTTCCACCTCAAACACCCCACCCTCGACGCCGAACTCAAGAAATTCCAGTCAACCGGCAAACGCTAG
- a CDS encoding NUDIX domain-containing protein, which yields MARVSAGILLYRRGTAGIEVLLVHPGGPFWVKKDAGAWMLPKGELHPDEEPLAGAQREFAEETGIRLAADASYMPLGEVRQRSGKTVIAFALESDCDPRAIRSNTFEIEWPPRSGKQQQFPEIDRAAFFTLAEAHEKILPSEAAFLDRLNS from the coding sequence ATGGCGCGGGTGAGCGCGGGGATCTTGCTGTACCGGCGGGGAACGGCTGGCATCGAGGTGTTGCTGGTGCATCCAGGCGGACCGTTTTGGGTGAAGAAAGACGCCGGGGCGTGGATGCTGCCCAAGGGCGAGCTGCATCCGGACGAGGAGCCGCTGGCCGGGGCGCAGCGGGAGTTCGCCGAGGAGACCGGCATCCGCCTCGCGGCGGATGCTAGCTATATGCCCCTCGGCGAGGTGCGGCAGCGCAGCGGGAAAACCGTGATCGCGTTTGCCCTCGAGAGCGACTGCGACCCGCGCGCCATCCGCAGCAATACATTCGAAATCGAATGGCCGCCGCGGTCGGGCAAACAGCAGCAATTCCCCGAGATCGACCGGGCGGCGTTTTTTACGCTCGCCGAGGCCCACGAAAAAATTCTGCCCTCCGAGGCTGCATTCCTCGATCGGCTGAATTCCTAA
- a CDS encoding UDP-N-acetylmuramate dehydrogenase, which yields MTALRENVPLAAHTTLGLGGPARYWADVAREAELPEVLAWAGARRLAVLVLGAGSNVLASDGGFAGLALHLALEGEQETGAGRVRVAAGENWDAVVARGVVRGWAGVECLSGIPGSVGATPVQNVGAYGQEVAEVITQVRAWDRREHVWVELTAAECGFGYRASRFNAADRGRFVITAVEFQLHPGGAARLRYPELRQHIRGDASLTAVREAVLALRRGKAMVLDPGEPDSRSAGSFFKNPVLSLAEAEALDARADGARPPQFTGTSGSVKISAAWLIEHAGIGKGFRLPASGIHVSTKHVLALVNDGRGTAAEVMALAEHIRSTVAARWGVRLELEPVAVGF from the coding sequence GTGACTGCGTTGCGCGAAAACGTACCCTTGGCGGCGCATACGACGCTGGGCTTGGGTGGCCCGGCGCGCTACTGGGCCGACGTGGCGCGGGAAGCCGAGCTTCCGGAAGTGCTGGCCTGGGCCGGGGCGCGCAGGCTTGCGGTGCTGGTGCTGGGAGCGGGCAGCAACGTTTTGGCGAGCGATGGCGGCTTTGCGGGTCTGGCGCTGCACCTGGCGCTGGAAGGCGAGCAGGAGACGGGCGCCGGCCGCGTGCGCGTCGCCGCCGGCGAGAATTGGGACGCTGTGGTTGCGCGCGGCGTGGTGCGCGGCTGGGCCGGGGTTGAATGCCTGAGCGGCATTCCCGGCAGCGTGGGCGCCACGCCGGTGCAGAACGTAGGCGCCTATGGACAGGAAGTGGCCGAGGTCATTACGCAAGTGCGCGCCTGGGACCGACGCGAACACGTCTGGGTCGAGCTGACGGCTGCCGAATGCGGTTTCGGCTACCGTGCCAGCCGCTTCAATGCCGCCGATCGCGGGCGCTTCGTGATCACCGCGGTTGAGTTCCAGCTTCATCCCGGCGGCGCCGCCCGGCTGCGTTATCCGGAGTTGCGCCAGCACATCCGCGGCGATGCCTCGCTCACTGCCGTGCGCGAGGCGGTGCTGGCGCTGCGCCGCGGGAAAGCCATGGTGCTCGACCCGGGCGAGCCGGACAGCCGCAGCGCCGGATCGTTTTTCAAAAACCCGGTGCTGTCGCTTGCCGAAGCCGAAGCGCTCGACGCCCGCGCTGACGGCGCCCGACCGCCGCAGTTCACCGGGACGAGTGGCAGCGTCAAAATCTCCGCGGCCTGGCTGATCGAGCACGCCGGCATCGGCAAAGGCTTCCGCCTGCCGGCGAGCGGCATTCATGTCTCGACCAAGCACGTGCTGGCGCTGGTCAACGACGGCCGCGGCACGGCGGCTGAGGTGATGGCGCTGGCCGAGCACATTCGCTCGACTGTAGCCGCCCGCTGGGGCGTGCGCCTGGAGCTGGAGCCGGTCGCTGTTGGCTTTTAG
- a CDS encoding FtsX-like permease family protein, whose protein sequence is MADWIDPLAADLRQAWRGLRKRRAFALTIIAILALGLGGSTLVFGWVNATLLHPLANIPGASRLTAVETVMPDGSYHTTSYLDYRDYRDQNTAFTGLAAAALLPADVARPSARQPERAWGMIVSENYFQVLGIHATLGRVSTPADAHGPGSDPEIILSYRYWRQRFGGSPGVVGTVLDVDHQPFTIMGVTPRGFEGTTVGVQPQYYVPLMMEPLLLPLEDLHYRAPGFLHMIGRLKPGVTAAAANLEMRRLAVSLAAQYPATNRNVGIAVSPIGEAHYGLQPSLGPVLLFLLLAMALVLVIGCANVATLLLTRAAARWREQAVRAALGASRGRLLRQSLAEHGLMALLGGAAGLLLAYATGGWLAALLPSGGVPLGLSTGLSGRAVLFLGLATVAVAAWMVAAPALASAPQLLDALKSGDRGAIAGRAHHRLRTALVVLEATLAFTVLVTAGLVARSLQRAQQTDPGFATRNLLIASLDLRSAGSSDAQAANFYARLNDRVRMLPGVAAASFERWLPLSGSGNGSTRPAIAGYAQAPGEDIDIAYNAVGPQYFSTMRIPRLAGRGFTAADRAGAPLVCIVNESMAQRYWPGASPIGHRLNSWDRWWTVVGVVRDSRFASLREPPRPFLYFPFLQNPTSDATLVVRASSGAPLAATWRSPERQRADPAKNRSPHSKRPSGATRANSGEPLALASSIRNAARALDAGATVYALHSGGAVLEASLFAERTAAQLGLLLAVLALLLAAIGLYGVLSFSVAQRMREMGLRLALGAQPQQVYRSVVGRGLATVAIGIVLGAALAAVLARTLSGLLFGVTAADPLTWASAAAILLALALAASFAPARRATRADPAAVLRCE, encoded by the coding sequence ATGGCCGACTGGATCGATCCTCTCGCCGCCGACCTGCGCCAAGCCTGGCGCGGTCTGCGCAAGCGGCGGGCCTTTGCGCTGACCATCATCGCCATCCTGGCGCTCGGCCTTGGCGGCAGTACGCTGGTGTTCGGCTGGGTCAACGCGACGCTGCTGCATCCGCTGGCCAATATTCCCGGCGCGAGCCGGCTCACGGCGGTCGAGACCGTGATGCCCGATGGCTCGTATCACACCACCTCGTATCTCGACTACCGCGATTACCGCGACCAGAACACCGCATTTACCGGCCTCGCCGCAGCGGCCCTGCTCCCCGCGGACGTGGCACGGCCCAGCGCGCGCCAGCCCGAGCGCGCCTGGGGCATGATCGTCAGCGAAAACTATTTCCAGGTGCTCGGGATTCACGCGACGCTAGGCCGTGTCTCCACGCCCGCCGACGCCCACGGCCCGGGCTCGGATCCGGAAATCATCCTGAGCTACCGCTATTGGCGGCAGCGCTTTGGCGGCTCGCCGGGCGTCGTCGGCACGGTGCTCGACGTCGACCACCAGCCCTTCACCATAATGGGCGTCACGCCGCGCGGCTTCGAAGGCACGACGGTAGGCGTCCAGCCGCAGTATTACGTCCCGCTGATGATGGAGCCGCTGCTGCTCCCGCTCGAAGATTTGCACTATCGCGCGCCGGGCTTTCTGCACATGATCGGCCGGCTGAAGCCGGGCGTTACGGCCGCCGCCGCCAACCTCGAGATGCGGCGCCTGGCGGTGAGCCTTGCGGCGCAGTATCCCGCGACGAATCGCAACGTCGGCATCGCGGTCAGCCCTATCGGCGAGGCGCACTACGGCTTGCAGCCGTCGCTCGGCCCGGTGCTGCTGTTTCTGCTGCTGGCGATGGCGCTGGTGCTGGTCATCGGCTGCGCCAACGTGGCCACGCTGCTGCTGACGCGGGCCGCCGCGCGCTGGCGCGAGCAGGCGGTGCGCGCCGCGCTGGGCGCCAGCCGCGGACGCCTGTTGCGGCAGTCCCTCGCCGAGCACGGGTTAATGGCACTGTTGGGCGGCGCCGCAGGCCTGCTGCTCGCCTACGCCACAGGCGGCTGGCTGGCGGCGCTGCTGCCCTCCGGTGGCGTCCCGCTCGGCCTCTCGACCGGCTTGAGCGGCCGCGCGGTTTTATTCCTCGGGCTTGCCACCGTAGCCGTCGCGGCCTGGATGGTCGCGGCGCCCGCGCTGGCCTCCGCGCCACAATTGCTAGACGCGCTCAAAAGCGGCGATCGCGGCGCCATCGCCGGCCGTGCGCACCACCGCCTGCGGACCGCCCTGGTGGTGCTCGAAGCGACGCTGGCTTTTACCGTCCTTGTGACCGCTGGTCTGGTGGCGCGCAGCCTGCAGCGGGCCCAGCAGACCGATCCCGGCTTTGCCACCCGCAACCTGCTCATCGCCTCGCTCGACCTGCGCAGCGCCGGCAGCAGCGACGCGCAAGCGGCCAATTTCTACGCCCGCTTGAACGACCGCGTCCGCATGCTGCCGGGCGTTGCGGCCGCGAGCTTCGAGCGCTGGCTGCCGCTCAGCGGCTCCGGCAACGGCTCGACCCGGCCGGCGATTGCCGGCTACGCCCAGGCGCCCGGCGAAGACATTGATATCGCCTACAACGCCGTCGGGCCGCAGTACTTCTCGACGATGCGCATACCGCGGCTGGCCGGCCGCGGCTTCACCGCCGCCGACCGCGCCGGCGCGCCGCTCGTCTGCATCGTGAACGAATCCATGGCACAGCGCTACTGGCCCGGCGCAAGCCCCATCGGCCACCGCCTCAACAGTTGGGACCGCTGGTGGACGGTGGTCGGCGTCGTCCGTGACAGCCGCTTCGCCAGCCTGCGCGAGCCGCCCCGTCCGTTTTTGTATTTTCCCTTTTTGCAGAACCCCACGAGCGACGCCACGCTGGTGGTGCGAGCCTCTAGTGGTGCTCCGCTGGCGGCAACTTGGAGGAGCCCGGAGCGCCAGCGGGCGGACCCTGCCAAGAATCGAAGCCCGCACTCCAAACGACCATCGGGAGCGACCAGGGCAAATAGTGGCGAGCCACTGGCCCTCGCGTCCTCCATCCGCAACGCCGCGCGCGCGCTCGATGCCGGGGCGACGGTGTATGCGCTGCACTCGGGCGGTGCGGTACTGGAGGCGTCCCTCTTTGCCGAGCGCACCGCGGCGCAGCTCGGCCTGCTGCTCGCCGTGCTGGCGCTGCTGCTGGCGGCGATTGGCCTCTACGGCGTGTTGTCCTTCTCGGTGGCGCAGCGCATGCGCGAAATGGGCCTGCGCCTGGCGCTCGGCGCACAACCACAGCAGGTTTATCGCTCGGTCGTCGGCCGCGGTCTGGCGACAGTGGCCATCGGCATCGTCCTTGGCGCCGCCCTCGCCGCCGTCCTCGCGCGCACGCTCTCCGGCCTGCTCTTCGGCGTGACCGCAGCCGACCCGCTCACCTGGGCCTCGGCCGCCGCCATCCTGCTCGCTCTCGCCCTCGCCGCCAGTTTCGCCCCTGCCCGCCGCGCCACCCGCGCCGATCCCGCCGCCGTGCTGCGCTGCGAATAG
- a CDS encoding ferritin-like domain-containing protein → MSVTTARALLMDELKNIYSAEKQAVRAYPRLTKAADSGELREAMQEHLEQTQAQVERLERVFERLDARASGKTCEGMRGLLEEAATQAQQIDGGPVRDAALIGALQRIEHYEIAAYGTAATMASLMGEPEIKDLLGQSLQEEKDADEKLTQVAESVNRDALAAGEGMEEEAEEEEQPASRSRRRKAA, encoded by the coding sequence ATGAGCGTTACCACAGCGCGGGCACTTTTGATGGACGAGCTGAAGAACATCTATTCGGCGGAAAAGCAGGCGGTGCGCGCCTATCCGCGGCTGACCAAGGCGGCCGATTCCGGCGAGCTGCGCGAGGCCATGCAGGAGCACCTGGAGCAGACGCAAGCGCAAGTCGAGCGGCTGGAGCGCGTCTTTGAACGGCTGGACGCGCGCGCGAGCGGCAAGACCTGCGAAGGCATGCGGGGGCTGCTGGAGGAGGCAGCCACGCAGGCGCAGCAGATCGACGGCGGCCCGGTGCGGGATGCGGCGCTGATCGGCGCCCTGCAGCGCATCGAGCACTATGAAATCGCCGCGTATGGAACGGCAGCCACAATGGCCTCGCTGATGGGCGAGCCGGAGATCAAGGATCTGCTGGGCCAGTCGCTGCAGGAGGAGAAAGACGCCGACGAGAAGCTGACCCAGGTCGCCGAGAGCGTCAATCGCGATGCGCTCGCCGCCGGCGAGGGCATGGAAGAAGAAGCCGAAGAAGAAGAACAGCCCGCGAGCCGCAGCCGCCGCCGCAAGGCGGCATAA
- a CDS encoding AsmA family protein — translation MRRRTAWIIAGAIAAAVVVVLGLPAWLANGTVRPQVETKLSAALGRPVRIQHLSLSMLQGQVKITGLTIPDAPGFGREPLAVVPAAVVHLNWWALLTGSIEASSVRLQQPRLRLVRQGNGRWNVATLRRTTPQPRPVAQQPTKLHIGSFEIRDAAITLTQPGAGETRAVMTATARDVNQKRAFPVQLAAEVDGGEISGSGSIGPLDQNLAAAPLQLVISARRLSAAELARTIAILGYRPTGFTIASGSVQVDAKLNGSLAHLKVTAQARAGRVRVQQVMLGGRELAQFGMTGGTGTIEVTRLDAALGYAGSAFDLSRLRAGTNFGDLAAHGHIAPSGRLRFLLDIHVAAAPHKSGLSGLVGALVRLFQKAKDPELRLEIYGSTHRALVRQLK, via the coding sequence ATGCGGCGGCGTACCGCGTGGATTATCGCGGGAGCGATTGCGGCGGCAGTGGTCGTGGTGCTGGGCCTGCCGGCATGGCTGGCGAACGGAACGGTGCGGCCACAAGTGGAAACGAAGCTGAGCGCGGCGCTGGGGCGGCCGGTGCGGATCCAGCATCTCTCGCTTTCGATGCTCCAGGGCCAGGTCAAGATCACCGGCCTGACCATTCCTGACGCGCCCGGCTTCGGTCGTGAACCGCTTGCCGTGGTGCCCGCCGCTGTGGTTCACCTGAACTGGTGGGCGCTGCTCACCGGCAGCATCGAGGCATCGTCGGTCCGGCTGCAGCAGCCCCGCCTCCGCCTGGTGCGGCAGGGAAACGGCCGATGGAATGTGGCCACGCTCCGGCGGACGACGCCGCAGCCGCGGCCCGTCGCGCAGCAGCCGACAAAGCTGCACATCGGCTCGTTCGAGATCCGCGACGCCGCGATCACTCTCACCCAGCCGGGCGCTGGGGAAACCCGCGCCGTAATGACCGCCACGGCGCGGGACGTAAATCAAAAGCGGGCCTTCCCGGTGCAGCTTGCCGCAGAGGTGGACGGCGGCGAGATCTCCGGTTCCGGCAGCATCGGCCCGCTCGACCAGAACCTGGCCGCCGCTCCGCTGCAACTGGTGATCTCCGCCAGGCGGCTCTCGGCCGCCGAGCTCGCGCGCACCATCGCCATTCTCGGCTATCGCCCCACCGGCTTCACCATCGCGAGTGGCAGCGTGCAAGTGGACGCGAAGCTGAACGGCTCACTGGCGCATCTCAAAGTCACGGCGCAGGCGCGCGCCGGCCGCGTCCGGGTGCAACAGGTGATGCTCGGCGGGCGCGAACTCGCGCAGTTCGGCATGACGGGCGGCACGGGCACCATCGAGGTCACCCGCCTCGATGCCGCGCTCGGTTACGCCGGCTCCGCTTTCGACCTGAGCCGCCTGCGCGCGGGCACCAACTTCGGCGACCTGGCCGCGCACGGACACATCGCCCCGTCGGGGCGGCTGCGGTTCCTGCTCGACATTCACGTCGCGGCAGCGCCCCACAAAAGCGGCCTGAGCGGCCTGGTGGGAGCGCTGGTCCGGCTGTTTCAGAAAGCCAAGGATCCGGAGCTCCGGCTGGAAATTTATGGCAGTACGCACCGGGCGCTGGTGCGCCAGCTCAAGTAG